A genomic region of Magnolia sinica isolate HGM2019 chromosome 6, MsV1, whole genome shotgun sequence contains the following coding sequences:
- the LOC131248613 gene encoding structural maintenance of chromosomes protein 2-2-like isoform X2, with protein MGCVLHLSINVGKSNPNKNKTDSIPSSIDNKVSSIKKEYDQAQSELNLSHSKMKECDAEISAIVKKQQKLQHKISDANVKRKKLENEIKRMEMEQKDCSLKP; from the exons ATGGGATGTGTCTTGCATTTGAGCATCAACGTAGGTAAAAGCAATCCCAACAAAAACAAGACTGATTCAATTCCATCTTCAATAGACAACAAG GTTAGTTCCATAAAGAAGGAATATGATCAAGCCCAATCTGAGCTCAATTTGAGTCATTCAAAGATGAAAGAATGTGACGCTGAGATCAGTGCCATTGTCAAGAAGCAACAGAAGCTTCAACATAAAATTAGTGATGCAAATGTTAAGAGGAAAAAATTGGAAAATGAG ATTAAGCGAATGGAGATGGAACAGAAAGATTGCTCCCTGAAG CCTTGA
- the LOC131248613 gene encoding structural maintenance of chromosomes protein 2-2-like isoform X3, which translates to MGCVLHLSINVGKSNPNKNKTDSIPSSIDNKVSSIKKEYDQAQSELNLSHSKMKECDAEISAIVKKQQKLQHKISDANVKRKKLENEP; encoded by the exons ATGGGATGTGTCTTGCATTTGAGCATCAACGTAGGTAAAAGCAATCCCAACAAAAACAAGACTGATTCAATTCCATCTTCAATAGACAACAAG GTTAGTTCCATAAAGAAGGAATATGATCAAGCCCAATCTGAGCTCAATTTGAGTCATTCAAAGATGAAAGAATGTGACGCTGAGATCAGTGCCATTGTCAAGAAGCAACAGAAGCTTCAACATAAAATTAGTGATGCAAATGTTAAGAGGAAAAAATTGGAAAATGAG CCTTGA
- the LOC131248613 gene encoding structural maintenance of chromosomes protein 2-2-like isoform X1: MQMLRGKNWKMSLEKRVNKKVMTMFKKAEDEYNDLLSKKNIIEVYCYISQPVKDFIFFSSFFKLNLFKSEVVCLLYSSLAWSDKSKIKKVIEELDEKKETLKVAWVKVNKLTS, translated from the exons ATGCAAATGTTAAGAGGAAAAAATTGGAAAATGAG CCTTGAGAAGAGGGTCAACAAAAAAGTTATGACAATGTTCAAGAAAGCTGAAGATGAATACAATGACTTATTATCTAAGAAAAACATCATTGAGGTATATTGCTATATTTCTCAGCCTGTAAAGGAtttcatctttttttcttctttttttaaattgaatttgTTTAAGTCTGAAGTTGTTTGTTTACTGTATTCTTCTCTTGCTTGGAGTGATAAGTCAAAAATCAAGAAGGTGATTGAAGAGCTTGATGAAAAGAAGGAAACACTAAAAGTTGCTTGGGTTAAAGTGAACAA actgacaagctaa
- the LOC131249940 gene encoding cysteine-rich receptor-like protein kinase 10, with protein MQEEDTARSGYMAPEYAMAGLFSVKSDVFSFGVLLPEIVSGKKNSNLHFPKDAQSLVTYAWALWCEGKCLELINPLIAEACPTEDLLRCIHIGLLCVQEDATNQELSSHSWWVPSDEWPIYSHMPC; from the exons ATGCAGGAGGAAGACACCGCAAGAAG TGGATACATGGCTCCTGAGTATGCAATGGCAGGGTTGTTTTCAGTGAAGTCTGATGTGTTTAGCTTCGGCGTCTTACTGCCAGAGATTGTAAGTGGGAAAAAAAACAGCAATCTACATTTCCCCAAAGATGCCCAGAGCCTTGTCACTTAT GCATGGGCACTATGGTGTGAAGGAAAGTGCTTGGAATTGATCAATCCATTGATCGCAGAGGCATGCCCCACTGAAGATTTGCTGAGATGCATCCATATTGGGCTATTGTGCGTTCAAGAAGATGCAACAAATCAGGAGCTCAGTTCACATTCATGGTGGGTTCCttctgatgaatggcccatatatTCGCACATGCCATGTTGA